A segment of the Corylus avellana chromosome ca2, CavTom2PMs-1.0 genome:
TATATTCCtaagaatgcaaaaaaaaaaaaaggccggTGGGAGGGGGTGGTCAGATCATTAACTAGCAACTAGCAAGCCAATATGGATGCTTTCGTTCCCAAACTGAGCTATTGTATGGCAATATTGTTGACCAGGTTGGGTGTGGATTGGGTCATATCTGAATAACGATGATCGTTGTGGGCTTGACAAGCAAAGCGTGAAGATGGTATTGGCGCATGCCCGCTGCGGAAAaggatactctccatttcatttgaaatggagagtattcATTTAGCAGAGTAATATTGCCCTTATCTTTTGAGAGGCAAATTTTTTAGATAATATTACCCTCTTAATTAAATGTActaaatagatactctctatttcaaatgaaatggagatgatccatTTCTGCCCACTGCTGCTTGagcattaattattaattatttgatgtCTATGGGCAGACAGACGAGCCAGTACTGTTGAACTAGGTTTTTGGTATGCCAAGATGTACACGGTCTTTATTGTTTTAGCAAATAAAGACGCAAAGTAACATTTCTAGCTTCGGTGAGGGAGGATAGGGGCATTAGATCCCGGACCCACTGGGCTAAGTTATGGTGCTGCCAACAGCATTTATGCTTACCCATATAGGAAAGGAAAATTAAAGTGGAAATCTTAAACCAACCACGATTCTTTTCGTTACAAATCGGAAATCTTTATGCTTACTTGCAATTGAGGTGATCCTCTATCGATCTCTAGTCATGTGATGTAGAAAGGTAATGAAAATTATGTTCCCCCAAACTGCGAAGGaaggaataaagaaaagaggagTTACCCAAGTACGTACAATGGCCCTCATAAATATATATCTGGTTCTCACGAAACTACATACATATAAGATTGCCTCCCTGCTCCTACCACAGACTACAGTTGGAGCAAGAAGAGTGCAGACAGACATGGAGAAGGAGATTGATCAATTTCTAAAGAAGAAATTCTGCGATGGTGTTGAAAACAAAGAGATAAGTTCCTCCAAAATTCCCATCTACGACCAGTACCCTTTATCGAACCAATCCCTATTGGGCCTATTTCGTGGTATAAAGGATTCGCTTGATCGAGAAATCGATCTTATTAACCAACTTCCACCTGAGGAATTTGAAATCAGGGAAAAGCTTTACTGCCTCAACGATCTTTGGACGGAGTTCAATGTGGTGTCAAATAAAGACCTAAGAACCCGTATGAACTTACGGAGGAAGTTAACTGATATGAAAGTTGAACTCAAAAGCTTGAAGAGGGATTCTGTTCGCAAACAGGGTGATATTGGTGATAGTAAACCCAGCCCACCAACCCAGCCGAGCGCTGTGTCATTTGGTGCGTCCAATATTGTTTATGGGTTTGATAACGATGTAACCTCACTGGAAAAGGTACTTGTCAGGCCAGGAAGTGAGGATCGTTTCAAGGCAATAGGCATCATGGGTAAGGCTGGTATTGGAAAAACAGCACTTTCCCAATTCTTGTACAATAAAAAGGAGGTGAAGGACTACTTCCTTCCAAGGATCTGGATATCCATGTCAGCACTGCCTGTCGACGAGCAGGGCCAAAAGGTAGCAATCGTCGAGAGAATTTTGGAGAGCCTTGAAGGAAAAAAGGAGAAGTTCATCAACAAGGTTGACGAGGAGCAACATAAACTCAAGGGGCTACTATATGCTCTTCACTTGCAATTGCAGGGGAAGAGGTATCTGATTGTGTTGGATGATGCCAGCAGCACAGAAGATTGGTACGGACAGTTGAATTATTCACCAACTCGCGTGGGAGAATGGGATCATCTTGCGTTTGGACTGCCAAAAGGGTGCGGGGGAGCAGTTATTGTGACTAGCAGGAATGAGGAATTAGCAAAGAAGATGGTTGGCGGGGAGGGAATCCTACATCGGGTTCTACCCCTTTCAGATCCGGATAGCTTCTGGTCTATATTCAAAGAGGCGGCTCAACAACAATCAAACAGGACATACGATATCTCCGAGCTCCAAATTAATACGGGAATTCTAAAGGAGGAAATCTTACAAAAGTGTGCGGGCCTTCCATTAACTGCAAGAATGATGGGTGAGTATCAAGATTTCCTCAAGTAGAGATTGCCCATCTTcttcattattgaatttgtggtACCACATGTAACTTCTACAAATTCAGTGATAGATTTGCAAAAGATATGACTAAGAAATGAATAtgtaacacttttttttttttttttttttttttaaattatgactCAAGTACTGCCAATGTGGTCCTCATGTTATATAGtacattttaatttctttggcatgtaataaattatctatatatatacatttttatataatacaTTGTATTGTCTCTTAGTAATTAAGTTATATAAACTTTTAGAGGTATATTTGGATGATCCAATATATTGAAATTTGTGTCTTTAACATGCATATGGACTGCCTAGtactttcaattttgttttgaaaatgagACTATAATTTACATTAAATATAATGAGGAACAGAGGAAGAGACTCTTCTCTTGTTTACTCACATTTTTAAAACATGAGAATGCCATATAGACAAAAGAGGGATTGAGATCTGGCGCAATACATTTGATATGGGCTATTCATTTTAACTGAAAAGCCTagatcctaaaaaaaaaaaaaaggtggggtgGCTTGAGGTCTATCGGGTGGTGGTTTGACCACTTAGAAGGGGTGGTTGGGCCACCTTTTTTGGCCAGTGTGGTGATGGTTGAGCCACATTATGcgctttgggggtggttcgaccactctCTCTATCTCTGCTCGAATTTGGGTGTGGTGGAACTACCCccaaggccatggggtggttccgcaaccccaaaccaccccttTTAGGAATGAGGTATTTCTAggaaaatgtcatttttgtgatGGAATGtttattattaatgaaattattcACATTCTTCTTATATTGTAGAGTCACCTTCTTTATGACATGGTTGCTTAgcacatttaaattttaaaaatttaagatatatatttataagCATGTTAATAACCATTCCCCACAATCCAAAGATATCCACAAATCTTAGAACTCATACGTCCTCAAgaaatagctcaatcggctaggaccacgcctaatgaagcggaggtcactagttcgaatccccctccccctcttgtgcggacatgtcaaaaaaaaaaaaaaaaaaaaatcttagaactCATACATTCTAATATATGTGAATTAAATGGTACCTTAAGTAGGGGAGGGAGAAGATACTTTATTacattcatagatgatttttCTAATGTGTATTTAATGAAAAGTGAAAGGGGTGCCTTTGTCAACATTcaagtagaaaataaaaatccttaGAATTGATAGAGGAAAAGAATCTAGTCCTCATTTTATTTCATCTCCAGCTATAGTCTTCCTTGTGGAAGGAGACATAGAtacaatatttaataaaatatccATTGTACTTAACATAGATGACGATCCAACAAGTTTTGATGAAGCTATGTGATCCAGAGACGTAGCCTACTGGAAAGAAACTGTAAATTATGAAATAGACTCAATACTATCAAATAATACCAAATAATACTTGGATACTAGTGGATTTACCTCTAGGTTCCAAACCTATATGCTGAAAATGGATATTCAAAAGGAATTATAATTTTGATGGGACAATCTAAACCAAAGTAAGGTTAGTTCCAAAACGCTTTAGACAAAAAAGAAGGTATAGAATATTTTGATACCTATACACCATTATCTAAGTATATATGGTGATCTTACAAAAGGCTTTAGACAAGAGAATGGCATAgcttattttcatatatatcgTGTTCTTATAGCTCTTGCATCTATAAATGATTTGTATGTGCATAAAATGGATGTAAAAACGGCATTCTTAATTAGTGATCTTAGTGAGAATGTATACACAGAACAACATGAAGGGTTTGTTCAgcttgaaaatgaaaagaaagtcTGTAAATGAGTTGAGTCATTATATGGTTTGAAATAAGCATCAAAACAATGGCATGAAACGTTTGATTATGTTATTTAATCTAATGTTTTCAAACATAATTGAGCTAAAATGtgtattttattcaaaattcaCAAAAGATTATGGTGTCATTGTTTGCCTTTATGTCGATGACATGCTAATTTATCGTGGGTGGTAAAACCCATGGTccagaaatttattttaagttgTTCAAATGCCAAAACAACTCAAATTGAGGTCGTTTGTTAAAAATAGACGGTAGTGGTTTTACTTCATTAACATAAATGACGTAAATGTTTTGGGTAACTTTAAAAAACTCTTATGAACTTTCATTCGTTTTGACACTactttcaaagtttaaaaattctcaattaaggaTATCGAACTTATTGCTCCAttctattaggattttccattatttttttttaaatgcccaaaataccaattttttaataaaataatataaaaattgcaaagatgttgcaaaatgtttttttccttttttttttcaaattttataaaaataaaaaagttcaaGTCCTAACGGCTAAAAAAGTCCAAGTCCTAACATATGTATCTTTATTTGACCCAGCAGTACTGAGAGTTAAATTTTAAGTGGGTATTTTCATTCCCGTTTGAAAATTTGGTAATTATTGGGCCAattatttgttatgcgaaatcgtgattttgctttaaattcgcatttttttaaataagcactcCTAAGCGGGCCAAgcttgcttatagaaatcacaaTGCCAAATGCTTTGCATTTTGTgatttcttttaaaaacgcagattgaAATCACAATACCAGATGCTTTGCGTTTTGTgatttcttttaaaaacgcagatcgAAATTACCATCCTAAAAACACCCTTAATGTCTCTTTGTGATCATCCATGCCAACCCATTCCCAACCTCTTCGGACTCTTCAACCTCAAAACCCTATTTCTTGTTAAATTGTCTGTGGTCCACCCATTTCCTTGACACAATTTGCTATTGCAGGTTGTTAAATGtccatttttaaactttggaattACAGGCGTGGAAGTGATGATAATTCGGGGAGGCTAAGTGAGAATAACTTTTACAGGACCATTGTCCCCTCCAATAGCAAAAACCCACTAAGACAATTTAACAAGAAAGGGAAATGTTGGTTATTCTTGAACTTCTTTCCAACAAGAAAACATCAGACTATCTCCCCTGTCGTTTTCATGTCAATTCTTCTGATTTTAGATTAataccattttaaaaaatttaagtgagagaaataaggatgatt
Coding sequences within it:
- the LOC132169954 gene encoding probable disease resistance protein At5g45440, which produces MEKEIDQFLKKKFCDGVENKEISSSKIPIYDQYPLSNQSLLGLFRGIKDSLDREIDLINQLPPEEFEIREKLYCLNDLWTEFNVVSNKDLRTRMNLRRKLTDMKVELKSLKRDSVRKQGDIGDSKPSPPTQPSAVSFGASNIVYGFDNDVTSLEKVLVRPGSEDRFKAIGIMGKAGIGKTALSQFLYNKKEVKDYFLPRIWISMSALPVDEQGQKVAIVERILESLEGKKEKFINKVDEEQHKLKGLLYALHLQLQGKRYLIVLDDASSTEDWYGQLNYSPTRVGEWDHLAFGLPKGCGGAVIVTSRNEELAKKMVGGEGILHRVLPLSDPDSFWSIFKEAAQQQSNRTYDISELQINTGILKEEILQKCAGLPLTARMMGEYQDFLK